Proteins from a genomic interval of Stenotrophomonas maltophilia:
- the exbD gene encoding TonB system transport protein ExbD translates to MAIRTASDRDDAPEEAHEINVTPFIDVMLVLLIIFMVAAPLATVSVPVQLPASSASATPPEQAPVYVTVQADLSLRVGEQSVARDGLAAALQAATRSDTAQRIFLRADTRVPYGELMATLDALRAAGYLKVALVGLEQGAR, encoded by the coding sequence ATGGCGATCAGGACCGCGTCCGACCGCGACGATGCGCCCGAAGAAGCGCACGAGATCAATGTCACGCCCTTCATCGACGTGATGCTGGTGCTACTGATCATCTTCATGGTGGCCGCACCGTTGGCCACCGTATCAGTGCCAGTGCAGCTACCGGCCAGCAGCGCCAGCGCTACGCCGCCGGAACAGGCACCGGTGTATGTGACCGTGCAGGCCGATCTGTCGCTGCGCGTTGGCGAACAGTCCGTGGCGCGCGACGGACTGGCCGCTGCATTGCAGGCCGCCACCCGCAGTGACACCGCGCAGCGTATCTTCCTGCGCGCCGATACCCGTGTGCCCTACGGCGAACTGATGGCCACGCTGGATGCATTGCGTGCGGCGGGTTACCTGAAGGTGGCGCTGGTCGGCCTGGAGCAGGGCGCACGATGA
- the exbB gene encoding tonB-system energizer ExbB yields the protein MLPADLAPVAAPALTPWGMYLAAEVVVKAVMIALALASLATWTVLLAKGWELARQARQLRAARALLLQSAQLPAQSEEACLQQGTARAMLDAARTELRLSQALDSGEGIKERVASRLDRIELETARVQRRGIGVLASIGAVAPFVGLFGTVWGIMNSFIGIAHSNTTNLAVVAPGIAEALLATALGLVAAIPAVLVYNHFSRVLAGLRGLLGDLSAAVQQLVSRDLDRAVPRTAAAPLRAVH from the coding sequence ATGCTGCCTGCTGACCTGGCCCCTGTGGCCGCCCCCGCATTGACCCCGTGGGGCATGTACCTGGCCGCCGAGGTGGTGGTGAAAGCCGTGATGATCGCGCTGGCACTGGCGTCGCTGGCCACCTGGACCGTGCTGCTGGCCAAGGGCTGGGAGCTGGCCCGACAGGCCCGGCAGCTGCGTGCGGCGCGCGCGCTGTTGCTGCAGTCCGCACAGTTGCCGGCGCAGAGCGAAGAGGCATGCCTGCAGCAGGGCACCGCACGGGCGATGCTGGACGCCGCACGCACCGAACTGCGGCTGTCGCAGGCGTTGGACAGCGGCGAGGGCATCAAGGAGCGCGTGGCCTCCCGCCTTGACCGCATCGAACTGGAAACCGCACGCGTTCAGCGGCGCGGTATCGGCGTGCTCGCCAGCATCGGTGCGGTGGCGCCGTTCGTCGGGCTGTTCGGCACGGTGTGGGGCATCATGAACAGCTTCATTGGCATTGCCCACAGCAACACCACCAACCTGGCGGTGGTCGCACCCGGCATCGCCGAGGCCTTGCTGGCCACCGCGCTCGGCCTGGTCGCGGCGATTCCGGCGGTACTGGTCTACAACCACTTCAGCCGCGTGCTGGCCGGCCTGCGGGGTCTGCTCGGCGATCTGTCGGCGGCCGTGCAGCAGCTGGTCTCGCGCGATCTTGATCGTGCCGTGCCGCGTACCGCAGCGGCACCGCTGCGTGCGGTGCACTGA
- a CDS encoding YbaN family protein has protein sequence MRWLWFALGWLMVGLGVIGALLPVMPTTIFLILAVGCFARSSPKFEQRLLAHPRYGPSLRLWREQGAVSRKGKAFASAGMAVGFALFCWGAHPSWRLLLGVGLFFAVSAGYVLSRPAPRMEPTPLVEVDDANDPRAARRRAAPSDADGNRDDAAC, from the coding sequence ATGCGCTGGCTCTGGTTCGCGCTGGGTTGGCTGATGGTCGGCCTGGGGGTGATCGGCGCGTTGTTGCCGGTGATGCCGACCACCATCTTCCTGATCCTGGCCGTGGGCTGCTTCGCGCGCAGCTCACCGAAGTTCGAGCAGCGCCTGCTGGCGCATCCGCGCTATGGCCCGTCGCTGCGGCTGTGGCGTGAGCAGGGTGCGGTGTCGCGCAAGGGCAAGGCGTTCGCCAGTGCCGGCATGGCGGTGGGCTTCGCGCTGTTCTGCTGGGGCGCGCATCCGTCGTGGCGCCTGCTGTTGGGCGTGGGCCTGTTCTTCGCGGTCAGCGCCGGCTATGTGCTCAGCCGTCCGGCTCCGCGCATGGAGCCCACGCCACTGGTGGAAGTGGACGACGCCAATGATCCGCGCGCGGCCCGTCGTCGCGCAGCGCCCTCTGATGCTGATGGAAACCGAGACGATGCTGCCTGCTGA
- a CDS encoding biliverdin-producing heme oxygenase — protein MNAHIAPEDSRSLRLKAATRDSHGALDKRIMAGDIFADRSNFARFLRVQYRFHRSIDALYANPALDALLPDLGERRRLGQVARDLQDLEQTLPGADIDALPSDLALPAALGWLYVAEGSNLGGTILYKMAAKLGLDRDFGARHLAAHPDGAARHWREFTAALDAVPLSTEQEQQVIDAADAAFRSVHGHVEVEFA, from the coding sequence ATGAACGCACACATCGCTCCCGAAGACAGCCGCAGCCTGCGGCTCAAGGCCGCTACCCGCGACAGCCACGGTGCCCTGGACAAGCGCATCATGGCCGGCGATATCTTCGCCGACCGCAGCAATTTCGCCCGTTTCCTGCGCGTGCAGTATCGCTTCCACCGCAGCATCGATGCGCTGTATGCCAACCCTGCGCTGGACGCACTGCTGCCCGATCTCGGTGAGCGCCGGCGCCTTGGACAGGTCGCACGCGACCTGCAGGACCTGGAGCAGACCCTGCCAGGCGCGGACATCGACGCGCTGCCCTCGGACCTGGCACTGCCGGCTGCGTTGGGCTGGCTGTACGTGGCTGAAGGCTCCAACCTGGGCGGCACCATTCTGTACAAGATGGCTGCCAAGCTCGGCCTGGACCGTGATTTCGGCGCCCGCCACCTGGCCGCGCATCCGGATGGCGCGGCGCGCCACTGGCGTGAGTTCACCGCTGCGCTGGACGCGGTACCGCTGAGTACCGAGCAGGAGCAGCAGGTGATCGATGCGGCCGACGCCGCGTTCCGCAGCGTGCACGGCCACGTCGAAGTGGAATTCGCATGA
- a CDS encoding DUF2789 domain-containing protein, which produces MITTEPRMTNLFLQLGLDASAEGIARFIREHQLATDVEVVEAPYWNDAQRQFLSESLQADAAWSTVVDELNESLHEDAVKASTGL; this is translated from the coding sequence ATGATCACCACCGAACCGCGCATGACCAACCTGTTCCTGCAGCTGGGCCTGGACGCCAGCGCCGAGGGCATCGCCCGCTTCATCCGCGAGCACCAGCTGGCCACCGATGTCGAAGTGGTCGAGGCGCCCTACTGGAACGATGCCCAGCGCCAGTTCCTGTCTGAATCGCTGCAGGCCGATGCGGCATGGAGCACCGTGGTGGACGAGCTGAACGAGTCGCTGCACGAAGATGCGGTGAAGGCTTCGACCGGGCTGTAA
- a CDS encoding TonB-dependent receptor domain-containing protein, whose translation MFDSHRPGRALRPSRLCIALLAAGLAGAAPSVLAQSATGNHAAVQRFDIPAQPLDEALRSFMRQSGVQVVYPATLAQGVTSRAVNGSLSANEALQLLLQGSGLAMRRVSADAVTLEAATPVQADGGVIVTDTLSVAGDRVDGGAGSDEARLLDSYRSAGSTTTINRTQLERFRGTSNGDIVKGVAGVTAGDPRVGNGFDVNIRGIQGQGRVPVIIDGGQSSMDTYRGYAGQSQRTYLDPDLISSLTITKGPSLQANASGGIGGVVEMETLKIGDVLREGRDFGVRVRGGLANASANNLPAYSAAPRTDRNATGSQFFNVAGAGHWDRFDLVAAYAYRDNGNYFSGKHGYDDFPQTRRTLAPLNPPRTEVFNTSSRSKSALLKGTWRIDDAQTLEAGYRRYEGTAGEIMASQIIRVERDRIPQWDPGHVDMDSYTLRYRFNPDSELIDLRVNAAYTDTDSVMYNSLTGITPWYFDRRTEWYDAPSFSGDPGYKDAYRNPLRQKRLNLDASNTSRFDTRAGAFTLDYGLSYSDEDIAPGSSGPVMHDDLVNNRFLRNAERKEYSAVASLKWQPDEHWELLAGGRWNRVDVHDRNRLATPDAYEVQGQYRYTELLNGNPALPSWRAKRIALLNWYPDANGNFTQASLLASPYKKGTVGDIAGWNFYDAGKPQDLEVPVSWTWSQPIRRRDTAFSPTASVAYRFSEDTMVYVKYAEGTKLPSLFETTLGLFTAAKPVGELKPERARSWEIGASTIRYDLFTAGDRLALKLAYFDTRIDDLITRDYRTLSAGLIRNVDQFKVSGMEFQSSYDSGKVFADLSAHYYFKAKTCAPDIAAERRAYGAQRRNGELANTPDCVDGGFEGSYTNTQNPPRYMVNLTLGSRLFDERLTFGTRVVHNAGPISKLDKDWNVGLSAIQQLYRPTTLVDLFASWSFNDQWSVEAGVDNLTDRYYLDPLALGVMPAPGRTARLALTWKY comes from the coding sequence ATGTTCGACTCCCACCGCCCGGGCCGCGCGCTGCGCCCGTCCCGCCTGTGCATCGCCCTGCTGGCCGCCGGCCTGGCCGGCGCCGCCCCGTCCGTGCTGGCACAGAGCGCCACCGGCAACCACGCCGCCGTGCAGCGCTTCGACATTCCGGCACAGCCGCTGGACGAAGCGCTGCGCAGCTTCATGCGCCAGTCCGGCGTACAGGTCGTGTACCCGGCCACCCTCGCCCAGGGAGTAACCTCGCGCGCAGTCAACGGCAGCCTGTCGGCCAACGAGGCGCTGCAGCTGCTGCTGCAGGGCAGCGGGCTGGCGATGCGCCGGGTCAGTGCCGACGCGGTCACCCTGGAAGCGGCAACGCCGGTACAGGCCGACGGCGGCGTGATCGTCACCGATACGCTCAGCGTGGCCGGCGACCGTGTCGACGGCGGCGCAGGCAGCGACGAAGCGCGACTGCTCGACAGCTACCGCAGCGCGGGATCCACTACGACGATCAACCGCACGCAGCTGGAGCGTTTCCGCGGCACCTCCAACGGCGACATCGTCAAGGGCGTGGCCGGTGTCACCGCCGGTGACCCGCGCGTGGGCAATGGGTTCGACGTCAACATCCGTGGTATCCAGGGCCAGGGCCGCGTGCCGGTGATCATCGATGGTGGCCAGTCCAGCATGGATACCTACCGTGGTTATGCCGGCCAGTCGCAGCGCACCTACCTCGATCCGGACCTGATCTCCAGCCTGACCATCACCAAGGGTCCGAGCCTGCAGGCCAATGCGTCCGGTGGCATCGGCGGCGTGGTTGAGATGGAGACGCTGAAGATCGGTGACGTGCTGCGCGAGGGGCGCGACTTCGGCGTGCGCGTGCGTGGTGGCCTGGCCAATGCCAGCGCCAACAACCTGCCGGCTTACAGTGCCGCGCCGCGCACCGATCGCAACGCCACCGGCAGCCAGTTCTTCAACGTGGCCGGCGCCGGTCACTGGGACCGCTTCGACCTGGTTGCCGCCTATGCCTACCGCGATAATGGCAACTACTTTTCCGGCAAGCACGGCTATGATGATTTCCCGCAGACCCGTCGTACGCTGGCACCGCTGAATCCGCCGCGCACTGAGGTGTTCAATACCTCGTCGCGTTCGAAGTCGGCGCTGCTCAAGGGCACCTGGCGCATCGATGACGCGCAGACGCTGGAAGCCGGCTACCGCCGCTACGAAGGCACCGCCGGCGAGATCATGGCCTCGCAGATCATCCGCGTCGAACGGGACCGCATTCCGCAATGGGATCCGGGCCACGTCGACATGGACAGCTACACCCTGCGCTATCGTTTCAATCCGGACAGCGAGCTGATCGACCTGCGCGTCAATGCCGCGTACACCGATACCGACAGCGTGATGTACAACAGCCTGACCGGCATCACCCCGTGGTACTTTGACCGCCGCACCGAGTGGTATGACGCCCCGAGCTTCAGCGGCGACCCCGGTTACAAGGATGCGTATCGCAACCCGCTGCGGCAGAAGCGCCTGAACCTGGATGCCAGCAACACGTCCAGGTTCGACACCCGTGCCGGCGCGTTCACGCTGGACTACGGCCTGTCCTACAGCGATGAAGACATTGCACCGGGCAGCTCCGGCCCGGTCATGCACGATGACCTGGTCAACAACCGCTTCCTGCGCAATGCCGAGCGCAAGGAATACAGTGCCGTGGCGTCGCTGAAGTGGCAGCCCGACGAACACTGGGAGCTGCTGGCCGGTGGCCGCTGGAACCGGGTGGATGTGCACGACCGCAACCGCCTGGCCACGCCGGATGCCTACGAGGTGCAGGGCCAGTACCGCTATACCGAGCTGCTCAACGGCAACCCGGCGCTGCCGTCGTGGCGAGCCAAGCGCATCGCGCTGCTGAACTGGTATCCGGACGCCAACGGCAATTTCACCCAGGCCTCGCTGCTGGCGTCGCCGTACAAGAAGGGCACGGTGGGCGACATCGCGGGCTGGAACTTCTACGACGCCGGCAAGCCGCAGGATCTGGAAGTGCCGGTCAGCTGGACCTGGTCGCAGCCGATCCGCCGTCGCGACACCGCGTTCTCGCCGACCGCCAGCGTCGCCTACCGCTTCAGCGAAGACACCATGGTCTACGTGAAGTACGCCGAAGGCACCAAGCTGCCGAGCCTGTTCGAGACCACGCTGGGCCTGTTCACCGCCGCCAAGCCGGTGGGCGAGCTGAAGCCGGAGCGCGCGCGCAGCTGGGAAATCGGTGCCAGCACCATCCGCTACGACCTGTTCACTGCCGGTGACCGCCTGGCGCTGAAGCTGGCGTACTTCGATACCCGCATCGACGACCTGATTACCCGTGACTACCGCACGCTGTCGGCGGGCCTGATCCGTAACGTCGACCAGTTCAAGGTCTCGGGCATGGAGTTCCAGTCCAGCTATGACAGCGGCAAGGTGTTCGCCGATCTGTCCGCGCACTACTACTTCAAGGCCAAGACCTGCGCGCCGGACATCGCCGCCGAGCGTCGCGCCTATGGTGCACAGCGCAGGAACGGCGAGCTGGCCAACACGCCCGACTGCGTGGACGGCGGCTTCGAGGGCTCGTACACCAATACCCAGAACCCACCGCGCTACATGGTCAACCTGACCCTGGGCTCGCGCCTGTTCGACGAGCGCCTGACCTTCGGCACCCGCGTGGTCCACAACGCCGGCCCGATCAGCAAGCTGGACAAGGACTGGAACGTGGGCCTGTCGGCGATCCAGCAGCTGTACCGGCCAACCACGCTGGTGGATCTCTTTGCCAGCTGGAGCTTCAACGACCAGTGGTCGGTGGAAGCGGGCGTGGACAACCTGACCGACCGCTACTATCTGGATCCGCTCGCCCTGGGCGTGATGCCGGCCCCGGGCCGCACCGCGCGCCTGGCGTTGACCTGGAAGTACTGA
- a CDS encoding FecR family protein encodes MSPPNMLPAANDDALAEQARGWIAWLAAGDISDVRMDEFEHWLQQPGHRRAFEHERALWRSVGPRPQSARTERRRPKRLRWAMAAAAALVMLVAWPEAWLRLRADHRSTHVVQDVRLPDGSRAVLDADSAIAVRFDADARQIELLRGRAWFEVSPDAQRGFSVRAGNGVVEDISTAFSVARDSDQVETEVGQGRVRVASPVDGGWTYLQAGQRAHYGEHSGVTRLRDVAADSVGAWRQGELLLEQASVADAVRWVGRYRAGPTFVRGDLSRLPAVSAALRIDRPEQALDALAATAGLQVTRLPLGVAIVQ; translated from the coding sequence ATGAGCCCGCCGAACATGCTGCCCGCCGCCAATGACGATGCCCTGGCCGAACAGGCCCGGGGCTGGATCGCGTGGCTGGCCGCAGGCGATATCAGCGATGTGCGCATGGATGAGTTCGAACACTGGCTGCAACAGCCTGGGCACCGTCGCGCCTTCGAGCACGAGCGCGCGCTGTGGCGCAGTGTCGGGCCGCGGCCGCAGTCTGCGCGCACCGAGCGACGGCGTCCGAAGCGGTTGCGATGGGCAATGGCCGCTGCGGCAGCACTGGTGATGCTGGTGGCATGGCCGGAAGCCTGGCTGCGCCTGCGGGCCGATCACCGTAGTACGCATGTGGTGCAGGACGTACGGCTGCCCGATGGCAGCCGGGCGGTGCTGGATGCGGACAGCGCGATCGCCGTGCGGTTCGATGCGGATGCACGCCAGATCGAGCTGCTGCGCGGGCGCGCCTGGTTCGAGGTCAGCCCGGATGCTCAGCGGGGTTTCAGCGTGCGCGCGGGCAATGGCGTGGTCGAGGATATCTCGACCGCGTTCTCCGTCGCACGCGACAGCGACCAGGTGGAAACCGAGGTCGGACAGGGCAGGGTGCGCGTGGCCAGCCCGGTTGACGGTGGCTGGACGTACCTGCAGGCGGGCCAGCGTGCCCACTATGGCGAACACAGTGGCGTGACGCGCCTGCGGGATGTGGCCGCCGACAGCGTCGGCGCGTGGCGGCAGGGCGAACTGCTGCTGGAGCAGGCCAGTGTTGCCGATGCCGTGCGGTGGGTGGGGCGTTACCGCGCCGGCCCGACCTTCGTGCGCGGCGATCTGTCGCGGCTGCCGGCGGTCAGTGCGGCGCTGCGCATCGATCGCCCGGAACAGGCACTGGACGCGCTGGCGGCAACCGCAGGCCTTCAGGTCACCCGCCTGCCGCTCGGCGTCGCCATCGTCCAGTAG
- a CDS encoding RNA polymerase sigma factor gives MSSNAASLTELLIRERPALLRRVQRILGGDNGAEDVIQAVWFKARGVDDSQAIDNPRAYLYRLAANLATDHGRESTRRNRLLADHYLWGPDEVISTEEQAMAQDELQRVLDAAGHLPEPTRTIFRLNRLQGLTQAEIARRLGVSVTTVENHVRTALQRLAWARSGR, from the coding sequence ATGTCCTCCAATGCTGCCTCCCTCACTGAACTGCTGATCCGCGAGCGCCCTGCGCTGCTGCGTCGGGTACAGCGCATCCTTGGGGGCGACAACGGCGCCGAGGACGTGATCCAGGCCGTGTGGTTCAAGGCCCGCGGGGTTGACGACAGCCAGGCCATCGACAACCCGCGCGCCTATCTGTACCGGCTGGCCGCCAACCTGGCCACCGACCACGGCCGCGAATCGACCCGGCGCAACCGCCTGCTGGCCGACCATTACCTGTGGGGACCGGACGAGGTGATCTCGACCGAGGAACAGGCGATGGCCCAGGACGAGCTGCAGCGGGTGCTCGACGCGGCGGGACACCTGCCGGAGCCGACCCGCACCATCTTCCGGCTCAACCGCCTGCAGGGCCTGACCCAGGCCGAGATCGCACGCCGCCTGGGCGTGTCGGTGACCACCGTCGAGAACCACGTGCGCACCGCCTTGCAACGCCTGGCCTGGGCGCGCAGCGGCCGATGA
- the ppa gene encoding inorganic diphosphatase, giving the protein MGLELVSPGKNPPEEINVIIEIPKDSEPVKYEVDKETGAIFVDRILSTPMRYPCNYGYVPSTLCGDGDPADVLVVLPLPLVPGSVVRCRPVGVLKMSDEAGSDEKILAVPVSKIFSGYAHVEDIAQVSSHWLERIGHFFEHYKDLEKGKWVKLDGWGGAAEAKQILIEAHQRHLDSKA; this is encoded by the coding sequence ATGGGTCTGGAACTCGTCTCGCCCGGCAAGAACCCGCCGGAAGAAATCAACGTCATCATCGAGATTCCGAAGGACTCGGAGCCGGTGAAGTACGAAGTGGACAAGGAAACCGGCGCGATCTTCGTCGACCGCATCCTGTCCACCCCGATGCGTTACCCGTGCAATTACGGCTACGTGCCGAGCACCCTGTGTGGCGACGGCGATCCGGCCGACGTGCTGGTGGTGCTGCCGCTGCCGCTGGTGCCGGGCTCGGTCGTGCGCTGCCGTCCGGTCGGCGTGCTGAAGATGAGCGATGAAGCGGGCAGCGACGAGAAGATCCTGGCCGTGCCGGTGTCGAAGATCTTCAGTGGCTACGCCCACGTCGAAGACATCGCCCAGGTGTCCAGCCACTGGCTGGAGCGCATCGGCCACTTCTTCGAGCACTACAAGGACCTGGAGAAGGGCAAGTGGGTCAAGCTCGACGGTTGGGGCGGCGCCGCTGAGGCCAAGCAGATTCTGATCGAGGCGCACCAGCGCCATCTCGACAGCAAGGCCTGA